In Ancylothrix sp. D3o, the following proteins share a genomic window:
- a CDS encoding cation diffusion facilitator family transporter codes for MSSHHDHHHEPANYNRAFIVGFILNICLVGAEIVYGFMAHSLALLADAGHNLSDVLALFLAWGASRLSLRAPSVRFTYGWRRSSILVALLNGVFLLVATGGIAWEAIGRLQDPKPVEGGLVIGVALVAIVVNTATALMFMSGSKGDLNIRAAFWHMAGDALVSLGVVLAGVVILVTGWLWCDPVMSLVVVVVIVWGTWGLLRDAVILALDGVPVSVEPLAVRLFLSELPGVIEVHDLHIWGMSTTEIALTAHLVMPAGCPGDDFLYMVREELHHKFDIDHVTLQVEIGDACYPCVLAPDHVV; via the coding sequence ATGTCTTCTCATCACGATCATCATCACGAACCGGCTAATTATAATCGGGCTTTTATTGTTGGGTTTATTTTAAATATTTGTTTGGTTGGGGCTGAGATTGTTTATGGGTTTATGGCGCATTCGTTGGCGTTGTTGGCGGATGCGGGACATAATTTGAGTGATGTTTTGGCGTTGTTTTTGGCGTGGGGTGCGAGCCGGTTGAGTTTGCGGGCGCCGTCGGTTCGTTTTACTTATGGGTGGCGCCGGAGTTCGATTTTGGTGGCGTTGTTGAATGGGGTTTTTTTGTTGGTGGCGACGGGGGGGATCGCTTGGGAGGCGATTGGTAGGTTACAAGATCCGAAGCCGGTGGAGGGGGGTTTGGTGATTGGGGTGGCGTTGGTGGCGATTGTGGTTAATACGGCGACGGCGCTGATGTTTATGTCGGGGAGTAAGGGGGATTTGAATATTAGGGCGGCGTTTTGGCACATGGCGGGGGATGCGCTGGTGTCGTTGGGGGTTGTGTTGGCGGGGGTGGTGATTTTGGTGACGGGGTGGTTGTGGTGTGATCCGGTGATGAGTTTGGTGGTGGTGGTGGTGATTGTTTGGGGTACTTGGGGGTTGTTGCGGGATGCGGTGATTTTGGCGTTGGATGGGGTGCCGGTTTCTGTTGAGCCTTTGGCGGTGCGGTTGTTTTTGTCGGAGTTACCGGGGGTGATTGAGGTGCATGATTTGCATATTTGGGGGATGAGTACGACGGAGATTGCGCTTACTGCTCACTTAGTGATGCCGGCTGGTTGTCCGGGGGATGATTTTTTATATATGGTGAGAGAGGAGTTGCATCATAAGTTTGATATTGATCATGTGACGTTGCAAGTTGAGATTGGGGATGCTTGTTATCCTTGTGTTTTGGCGCCGGATCATGTGGTTTAA